One genomic window of Stieleria sp. JC731 includes the following:
- a CDS encoding DUF58 domain-containing protein: MANETSAPIFDSEFLKQLEYLSLLSKRMFQGQLLAQRRTMQTGGGIEFSDHREYIHGDDLRYLDWNVYARHGDLLLKRFQEEEDLHVYILLDVSQSMSVEDPSLVDKKQTAKFTLARQIAAALCYIALADLDRVSIFAYAEGSKVSMPLVRGKDQILSVLRFLEGLKCHAEPTDLKRAVGEFVSRAPRTGLAIVISDLFDQAGFRDGVDRLRYAQFEPHVIQIHTQSEAAPDLLGDVQLVDCETGVEKKVTVTERKLKQYKKLFETFVADIERYCRTHGLAHTRTTTDVPFDAVLLKMMRAAAVG, from the coding sequence ATGGCAAACGAAACCTCGGCGCCAATCTTTGACTCTGAATTTCTAAAGCAATTGGAATACCTTTCTTTGCTCAGCAAACGAATGTTCCAAGGACAGTTGCTTGCCCAACGTCGCACCATGCAAACCGGTGGCGGAATCGAATTTTCCGACCACCGTGAATACATCCACGGTGACGACCTGAGGTACTTAGATTGGAACGTGTACGCACGCCATGGAGACCTCTTACTGAAGCGTTTCCAGGAAGAGGAAGACTTGCATGTCTATATCTTGCTGGACGTTTCACAAAGCATGTCGGTCGAGGACCCAAGCTTGGTCGACAAAAAGCAAACCGCAAAGTTCACATTGGCGCGACAGATCGCCGCGGCGCTCTGCTACATCGCGCTTGCTGACTTGGACCGCGTGTCAATTTTCGCCTACGCCGAAGGTTCGAAGGTCTCGATGCCTTTGGTTCGCGGCAAGGACCAAATCCTAAGTGTGCTGCGTTTCTTGGAAGGCTTGAAATGCCATGCCGAACCGACGGACCTGAAACGTGCCGTGGGTGAATTCGTGTCCCGAGCACCGCGTACAGGCTTGGCCATTGTGATCAGTGATCTGTTCGACCAAGCAGGCTTCCGCGATGGCGTTGACCGACTTCGCTATGCACAGTTTGAACCACACGTCATCCAAATTCATACGCAATCAGAAGCCGCACCCGATTTACTTGGTGACGTCCAATTGGTTGATTGCGAAACAGGCGTTGAGAAAAAGGTGACGGTCACAGAGCGGAAACTGAAGCAATACAAAAAGCTGTTCGAAACCTTTGTTGCTGATATCGAACGCTACTGTCGTACCCATGGTTTGGCGCATACCCGAACGACAACGGACGTGCCTTTCGATGCGGTGCTTCTAAAAATGATGCGTGCCGCGGCGGTGGGGTAA
- a CDS encoding VWA domain-containing protein, which produces MKWSELSWLYLLIPGLPWLIWYHFRSLSDFPAWQKRVSLVLRVAVVILLAAALAGPVLMRATNQQMLIFAIDRSESIDSAAKEKADTFINQAIKASEGKDVELRFLEFAKRPSTLKQQWEVLPESDDETTSSDKDTTDAKTANSESPESVETQQTDPEQEQRRGTDLDAAVRTAIASMPPSRVRRVVLLSDGNATDGEDPIATAADGGVPIWTVPLPSRSEAEVQLTRVEAPTQVRQGQPFYVEVVVSSNRDGEGYIDLYRGDIQIGEDEPKPVKIQKGENRFRFRQTVLGKRQETFAARLRGFEDTLLDNNESSSVVYAEGRPRVLLIDPDVDQTDSLRWALDEQSIDVEVRPPQGVPTDLTEIQGYECVVLSNVPATAMTMRQMDLIRIYVKELGGGLVMLGGDQSFGLGGYYRTQIEEILPVRSNFEKEREKPSLAMMLVIDKSGSMGGEKIELAKDAARGAVELLGPRDAIGVIAFDGSAYTVSELRSTSDKGQIIDAISTIEASGGTNMYPGMVDALDALRGATAKLKHVILMTDGVSSAGDFQGAASEMAANRITLSTVALGQGASEALLEELSQIGGGRYYFCDSADAVPQVFAKETVEASKSAINEMPFMAQTVRPTSVLEGIDLELSPLLLGYVVTRPKPTAEFILASEAGDPLLAWWRYGLGMSVAFTSDAKNRWAGEWLSWPDFGPFWAQVIRHAMRKQENRGVFVEVRREGDQTHISLDSVDENGSFIEKATSELNVIDPSLGRQKIAMRQTAPGRFEATIPTDRRGDYHIDLAQTQSSGKTSRVSRGISVGYSDELRLLPTDTTTLQRIAAVSEGRFDPTPESIFETSEQTATQPFPLWPWLLMIAMSVFVIDVALRRIELSR; this is translated from the coding sequence GTGAAGTGGTCAGAACTAAGCTGGTTGTACTTGTTGATCCCAGGCCTTCCCTGGTTGATTTGGTACCACTTTCGATCGCTAAGTGATTTCCCCGCTTGGCAAAAACGCGTGTCGTTGGTGCTGCGTGTCGCGGTGGTGATCCTACTGGCCGCCGCCCTTGCCGGACCGGTGTTGATGCGTGCGACCAATCAGCAAATGCTGATTTTCGCGATTGACCGTAGCGAAAGCATCGATTCGGCGGCTAAAGAGAAAGCGGACACCTTTATCAACCAAGCGATCAAGGCATCCGAAGGCAAAGATGTCGAACTAAGATTTCTTGAATTTGCCAAACGACCTTCGACACTAAAACAGCAATGGGAGGTCCTTCCAGAATCGGATGATGAAACAACATCATCCGATAAAGACACGACCGATGCGAAGACGGCAAATTCCGAATCGCCGGAATCAGTAGAGACGCAACAGACCGATCCCGAACAAGAACAACGACGGGGAACTGACCTGGACGCTGCGGTCCGAACTGCGATCGCCTCCATGCCACCATCGCGTGTTCGCCGAGTTGTACTGCTATCCGACGGCAATGCCACCGATGGCGAAGACCCAATCGCGACCGCAGCCGATGGCGGCGTCCCGATCTGGACCGTCCCGCTGCCCAGCCGCAGTGAAGCGGAGGTCCAACTGACGCGAGTCGAAGCACCGACCCAAGTCCGACAAGGTCAGCCTTTTTATGTTGAAGTCGTCGTCAGTAGCAACCGTGACGGTGAAGGCTATATCGATCTTTATCGTGGTGATATCCAAATCGGTGAAGACGAACCGAAGCCAGTCAAAATCCAAAAAGGTGAAAACCGTTTTCGGTTTCGACAAACGGTCCTCGGGAAACGCCAAGAAACCTTCGCCGCAAGGCTACGCGGATTCGAAGACACATTGCTGGACAACAATGAATCGTCATCGGTTGTCTATGCCGAAGGACGTCCCCGTGTACTGCTGATCGATCCTGATGTCGACCAAACGGATTCGTTGCGATGGGCACTCGATGAACAATCCATCGATGTCGAAGTTAGACCACCACAGGGTGTACCGACGGATTTAACAGAAATCCAAGGCTACGAGTGCGTGGTCTTGTCCAACGTCCCTGCGACGGCGATGACGATGCGGCAAATGGATCTGATTCGCATCTACGTCAAAGAACTTGGTGGCGGGTTGGTGATGCTCGGTGGCGATCAATCGTTCGGTCTTGGCGGTTACTACCGAACCCAGATCGAGGAGATCTTGCCGGTCCGCAGCAACTTTGAAAAAGAACGCGAGAAACCGTCGTTGGCGATGATGCTGGTGATCGACAAAAGCGGATCGATGGGTGGCGAAAAAATCGAACTTGCCAAAGACGCCGCGCGCGGTGCGGTGGAACTGCTCGGCCCACGTGATGCCATCGGCGTGATTGCGTTTGACGGATCGGCCTACACCGTATCGGAACTACGATCGACATCAGACAAAGGCCAAATTATCGACGCGATCAGTACGATCGAGGCCAGTGGTGGTACGAACATGTATCCCGGCATGGTCGACGCACTGGATGCACTACGTGGCGCGACAGCCAAACTGAAACACGTCATCCTGATGACCGACGGAGTTTCCTCGGCGGGTGATTTCCAAGGCGCCGCCTCCGAAATGGCAGCCAACCGCATCACCCTTTCGACAGTCGCGCTCGGGCAAGGCGCCAGCGAAGCATTGCTAGAAGAACTTTCGCAGATTGGCGGAGGACGGTACTACTTCTGTGATTCGGCAGACGCGGTGCCGCAGGTATTCGCCAAAGAAACTGTCGAGGCGAGCAAGTCTGCGATCAACGAAATGCCGTTCATGGCACAAACCGTCCGTCCAACAAGTGTGCTCGAAGGCATCGACCTAGAACTTTCGCCGTTGCTGCTAGGCTATGTCGTCACGCGACCGAAACCGACTGCCGAGTTTATTCTCGCAAGTGAAGCTGGCGATCCGCTGTTGGCTTGGTGGCGTTACGGGCTGGGAATGTCAGTCGCATTTACTAGCGATGCTAAAAACCGCTGGGCGGGTGAATGGCTGTCATGGCCCGATTTCGGTCCCTTCTGGGCTCAGGTCATTCGACACGCGATGCGCAAACAAGAAAACCGAGGTGTGTTTGTTGAAGTCCGACGTGAGGGCGATCAAACGCATATCTCACTCGACTCCGTTGATGAAAACGGTTCGTTCATCGAAAAAGCAACTTCGGAATTGAACGTGATCGACCCGAGTCTCGGGCGGCAAAAAATCGCGATGCGTCAGACGGCACCCGGACGATTCGAAGCCACGATCCCAACCGATCGACGTGGCGACTATCACATCGACTTAGCTCAAACCCAAAGCAGCGGAAAAACCAGCCGTGTCTCACGTGGCATCTCCGTCGGCTATAGCGACGAGCTACGACTGCTGCCGACCGATACAACAACATTGCAACGGATCGCGGCAGTCAGCGAAGGGCGATTTGATCCTACGCCCGAATCGATCTTTGAAACGAGCGAGCAAACGGCAACGCAACCTTTCCCGCTGTGGCCTTGGCTGCTGATGATTGCGATGTCGGTGTTCGTGATCGATGTGGCCTTACGGCGAATCGAACTGAGTCGATAA
- a CDS encoding vWA domain-containing protein, with translation MSFASPDKLIWLLVALPIIVFYILKTRLRRRTVSTLLFWEQIFEQKRQRSLWQNLRHWVSLLLQLAFVAFLGFALADPLWNSQEDRGQDLILVVDNSASMGAVDPETGTTRLDAAISQASDMASTLRNGDNIALITAGTSVRVVVGMSDFAPTVVEAIDKIRLTDGPTQVKQAVAAARRLASDPERRRIVIFTDGGITNRDLFAEKTSSQDVGSEDTPAGGSSQPSENESSERLLAEDVRVIAVGKSLDNVAITTFQVRRSTVDPIGYSLLVVVENFSENPADARLTLKLNDDLVDVIPMSIEPGESFRKQIDATSQAGGVLTGQLKDEDALMVDNTARAILPDRPEIPVRLVVGSESESFYLNRILESIPLVRIVTEEEADQPKLHIFAATVPETIPDGPVLFVDIPQDGPKLGDASEPAWQIGEAMENPIIAKQEKSSPLLRHVQLQNVILAGGRDIEVNENLGTPTTLLETATGAKVCVSVERESGRILLLASDLDTSDLPLRIAFPVLMTNAMNWFFRETGEIRPALTTGIAADVPWDIGNVDETVMATMISPSGDSTPITVKDGFAKLGALEHVGVYRLSSATSPPGTEADDSLPEGPEPKSPEPDSSVNENESASESPAGERVAVNLTDPNESDLAVPEFSDESAAPLPPASRSPWFYLVLAACGLVIAEWALFQRRVVA, from the coding sequence ATGTCATTCGCTTCACCCGACAAACTGATTTGGCTTTTGGTCGCCTTGCCGATCATTGTCTTTTACATTCTGAAAACACGTCTCCGTCGACGGACCGTGTCGACGTTGCTGTTTTGGGAACAAATATTCGAACAGAAGCGTCAACGTTCGCTCTGGCAAAATTTGCGACACTGGGTTTCGTTGCTGTTGCAGTTGGCGTTCGTCGCATTCCTCGGTTTTGCCCTCGCCGATCCTCTCTGGAATTCACAAGAGGACCGCGGCCAGGATTTGATCTTGGTCGTCGACAACTCGGCCAGCATGGGCGCTGTCGATCCGGAAACGGGAACCACAAGACTGGATGCAGCGATCTCTCAAGCGTCTGACATGGCTTCGACGCTCCGCAATGGTGACAACATTGCGTTAATCACCGCTGGCACCAGCGTTCGTGTTGTCGTCGGGATGTCCGATTTTGCACCTACCGTTGTCGAAGCGATCGACAAGATCCGTTTGACCGATGGGCCAACCCAAGTCAAGCAAGCTGTTGCTGCCGCTCGTCGCCTTGCCAGTGACCCTGAACGCAGAAGAATTGTCATTTTCACTGACGGCGGAATCACGAACCGAGATCTGTTCGCCGAGAAGACTTCGTCGCAAGACGTTGGCTCGGAAGACACACCAGCCGGCGGTAGTAGCCAGCCAAGTGAAAACGAAAGCAGCGAACGTTTGCTTGCCGAAGACGTGCGTGTTATCGCCGTTGGAAAATCTCTCGACAACGTAGCGATCACCACATTCCAAGTCCGCCGATCGACCGTGGACCCGATCGGCTATTCGCTGCTGGTCGTGGTCGAAAATTTCTCCGAAAATCCCGCCGATGCCCGACTGACACTGAAGCTGAACGACGACTTGGTGGATGTCATTCCGATGAGTATTGAACCGGGTGAAAGCTTTCGCAAACAGATCGACGCGACATCACAAGCCGGTGGCGTTCTGACCGGCCAGCTGAAAGACGAAGACGCCTTGATGGTCGATAATACGGCGCGTGCGATTCTGCCAGATCGGCCCGAGATCCCTGTTCGCTTGGTCGTCGGATCGGAAAGCGAATCCTTCTATCTGAACCGAATCCTTGAATCGATCCCTCTTGTACGGATTGTGACTGAGGAGGAAGCCGATCAACCCAAGCTACATATCTTTGCAGCAACGGTGCCAGAAACAATTCCGGACGGCCCAGTCCTGTTCGTTGACATTCCGCAAGACGGCCCAAAGCTTGGCGATGCTTCCGAACCGGCGTGGCAGATTGGCGAAGCGATGGAAAACCCAATCATCGCGAAACAAGAAAAGAGTTCACCCTTACTGCGTCACGTGCAGCTCCAAAACGTGATCCTTGCCGGCGGTCGTGATATCGAAGTCAACGAGAACCTTGGCACCCCGACCACACTATTGGAAACCGCGACCGGCGCAAAAGTCTGCGTTTCAGTAGAACGCGAGTCGGGACGAATCCTGTTGCTCGCATCGGATCTGGACACCAGTGATCTGCCGCTGCGAATCGCATTCCCTGTCCTGATGACCAACGCGATGAACTGGTTCTTCAGGGAAACGGGCGAGATCCGTCCCGCGCTGACGACCGGTATCGCAGCAGACGTCCCCTGGGATATCGGCAACGTCGATGAGACCGTGATGGCGACGATGATTTCACCTAGTGGTGATTCGACGCCAATCACTGTGAAAGATGGCTTTGCAAAACTAGGTGCTTTGGAGCATGTCGGCGTGTATCGCCTTTCGAGCGCAACATCGCCACCGGGAACCGAAGCGGATGACTCGTTGCCGGAGGGCCCAGAGCCAAAGAGCCCGGAACCGGACAGTTCAGTGAACGAGAACGAGTCTGCAAGTGAATCACCTGCGGGTGAACGTGTGGCGGTGAATTTGACCGATCCGAATGAAAGCGACCTCGCTGTACCTGAATTCTCAGATGAATCGGCAGCACCGCTTCCCCCGGCAAGCCGTTCACCTTGGTTCTATTTGGTCCTGGCCGCGTGTGGCTTGGTCATCGCCGAATGGGCGTTGTTTCAAAGACGCGTTGTCGCCTAG